In the genome of Natronomonas salina, the window CGCCTCACTGCTCCTGACCGCGAATGCGTTCGCGGCGACGGACACGACGCCCCCGTTCACCCTCCAGTTCGCCCTGGTGGCCGACGAGGAGACCGGCGGCCCCGCGGGCACCGAGACCCTCCTGGAGCGCGACGCCGTCGACCCCGACGTCTGCGTCGTCGCCGAGACCACCTCCGCGCCGGAGCGCCGCTCGGTCACCGTCGCCGAGCGGGGCCGTCTGTGGCTCACCCTCGAGGCGACCGGCCAGGCCGCCCACGGCTCCCGCCCGATGCTGGGCGTCAACGCCATCGACCGCCTGGACGACGCCATCGAGGACTGCCGGGCCGTCCTCGAGGACCTCGACCTCTCGATCGACCCGCAGATGGAGTCGGTCATCGAGGAGTCCGTGGAGTACTACGCGCCCGCGATGGGTCGGGAGACCGCCCGCTCGCTCTTCGAGCAGCCGACGGCCAACCTCGGGACGTTCAACGGCGGCGACGCCATCAACAGCGTCCCCGAGCGCGCCGTCGCCGAACTCGACGTCCGGCTGACCCCCAGCGTCGACCCGTCGGCCGTCCTCACGACCGTCGGCGACGTCCTCGAGGACCACGACCGCGTCTCGGTCCGCGAGGTCTCCTCCACCGCCGGCACCTACGAGTCCCAGGACAGCCCGGTCATCGACCCCGCCGTCGAGGCCACGCGCCAGGTGACCGGCGACCGCGTCTACCGCCGGTGTGCCAGCGGCGGCAGCGACGCCCGCCTCTTCAGGAACGAGGGCGTCCCCACCGTCGAACTCGGCCTCGGGCACGGCAACGCCCACTCGACCGACGAGTACACCACGACGGACACGCTCGTCGGCAACGCCGCCGTCTACACGCTGCTGCCGTACCGCTGCGGGCAGAACTGAGTTCTCGAACGGAAGCGCCTCTGCGCCGTCGTCAACGACGACGCCGTCGACCGCACAACTTCACCGACCTACTGCTCCAGCACTTCGACGCCGTCGTCAGCGACGACGCCGTCGACCGCACAACATCACCGACCTACTACTTCAGCACTTCGACGCCGTCGTCGGTCCCCACGTACACCGCGTCCGCCATCCCCACGAACAGCCCGTGTTCGACGACGCCCGGGACGGCCGCCAGGTCGGCCGCCAGCGCCTCCGGCGCCGCGATCGCGCCGAACTCGCAGTCGACGACGAGGTTGCCGTTGTCCGTGACCACCGGCCCGTCCTTCCGCTCGGCGTCCCGGAGCGTCGGCTCGCCGCCGAGGGCCCGCAGGTCCGCGTTCACCACCGGGACGGCGTCGGGCAGCACCTCGACGGGGACCGCCAGGTCGAGCGTCCGCGCTCGCTTCGTCTCGTCGACGACGACCAGGAACCGGTCGGCCGCCGCGTCCACGAGCTTCTCGCGGGCGTGCGCGGCACCGCCGCCCTTGATCAGGTCGCCGTCGGCCACCTGGTCGGCGCCGTCGACGGCGACGTCCGGCGTGGCGTCCTCCAGCGTCGTCAGCGGGATACCCACCTCGCGGGCGAGCTGCCGTGACTGGTAGGACGTCGGGATTCCACGGACGTCGAGTCCGGCGTCGACCTCGCGGCCGAGCGCCCGGATGGCCGCCGCGGCCGTCGACCCCGTGCCCAGGCCGACGACCATCCCGTCGTCGACCGCCTCGGCGGCGCGTGCTCCGGCGCGGCGCTTCTGTTCGTCGGTCCCGCCGCTCTGCTTCATGTCTGTCAGTGGCACCGACTCGGGAAAAGCACTTGCGGTGCTGGGCGTCCGAACTGGGTCGTTGCTCGCGGGTCGTGTGCGCTCTCTGTTCGGCTAGTCGGGGGCGCTCAGAATGTATCTCCCTGTTCGCGGGTCGCTTGCGCTCCCCGCTCGCCATAACGGGACCTCCCTTCGGTCGGTCCCGCAGCCGACGGGATTTTTACCACCCCGCGAGACCGTCTCCACATGTTCGGAACGAGCGGTATCCGCGGCCCCGTCGGCGACGAGGTGACGGCCGACCTCGCGCTCCGCGTCGGGCGGGCGCTCGGCGCCGAGACCGACCGCGTCGTCGTCGGACGGGACCCCCGCGGCAGCGGCGAACTCCTCGCGGACGCCCTCGCGGCGGGGCTGCGCGAACTCGGGACCGACGTCGTCGACCTGGGCCTCGCCGCGACGCCCACCGTCGCCCGCGCCGTCGCGTGGCGGGACGCCGACGCCGGGGCCGTCGTCACCGCGAGCCACAACCCCCCGGAGGACAACGGCATCAAGCTCTGGCAGCCCTCCGGGCAGGCCTACGACGCCGAGGGGCGCCAGCGCATGACCGAGCGCATCGAGGCCGACGACCCAGACCTCGAACCGTGGGACGGCATCGGCGAGCGGACGACCGCCAGCGACGTCGACCGGCACCTCGAGACGCTCGTCGACGCCGTCGACGGACCCCTCGACCTCACCGTCGCGGTGGACGTCGGGAACGGTGCTGGAGGTGTCACTCCGGACGCGCTCGTCGAACTCGGCTGCGAGGTCGAGACGCTGAACGCCCAGCCGGACGGCCGGTTCCCGGGGCGGCCCTCCGAGCCCACGGCGGAGAACTGCGCGGCGCTCGCGACCCTCGTCGAGGGCGGCGACTACGACCTCGGGATCGCCCACGACGGCGACGCCGACCGGATGCGCGCCGCCGCCGGCGACGGGACGTTCCTCGCCGGCGACGTCCTGCTGGCGCTGTTCGCGGCCGACGCCGCGGCGGCCGGCCAGCGCGTGGCGGTCCCGGTCGACACCAGCCTCGCCGTCGAGGACTTCCTCGCCGAGCGCGACGTCGACGTCACCCGGACGCCAGTCGGCGACGTCTACGTGGCCGAGGCCGCGGCTGAACCGGACGTCGCCTTCGGCGGCGAACCCTCCGGCGCCTGGATCTGGCCCGAGGAGACGCTGTGTCCCGACGGCCCCCTGGCCGCGGTGCGGATCGCAGCGCTCGCGGCCGAGAAGCCGCTCGAGGACCGCATCGACGAGATCCCCACCTACCCAATCCGACGGGCGAACGTCGAGACCGACGACAAGGCGGCGGTGATGGCGGCAGTCGAGGACAGCGTCTTCGAGCGGTACGACTCCGTCGAGACGCTCGACGGCGTCCGCGTCAGCACCGACGCGGGCTGGTTCCTCGTGCGGGCGAGCGGCACCCAGCCGCTGATCCGCGTGACCGCGGAGGCGCGCGAGTCGGATCGGGCGGAGGAACTCCTGGCGGACGCGCGGAACCTCGTCGAAGCGGCCCGGTGAGAGCCGGCAGACGAGAGAAGAGACGCTCGGTCGCGGTGCCAGTTACGTCCGACGGGTGGAGCGGGCCTCGCGGACGTCGGAGCCGTCGCGGATCTTGTCCTCACACTGGGGACAGACGCGCGGATCTTCGATACCGTTCGGCGTGAAAACCCGAGCGTACGCTGCCGTTACGAACGCGCCGCAGTTCTGGCATTCCGGCATACCCCTACCCTGGAACTGGACCCACATAATAATAGTGTGTCAACATGTATCGAACGGGCGACAGAATCCCGATAGCAGCCGGATTCGACCGTCTCGAGGCGACGGGTTCCGGCAAGATATGCGTTCGCTGACAGGAAGTGGTCACAGCAGATCGAGGAGCGCGTCGACGTCGGCCTCGTCGTTGAACGCGTGGACCGACGCCCGGACCGCATCGGAGGGAAGGTCGCGGACGACCACGTCCGCCGCGTTCGCGCGGTCGACGAACGCCTGGGCGTCCTCGACGGCGAAGGTGACCAGCCCGGACTCGTAGGCCTCCGGCGAGACGAGGCGGTCGCCGAGCCCGGCCTTGAGCCGGTCGGTCAGCCGCTCGATGCGGTTCTCCACCGCGTCCATCCCCACAGCCTCGAGCATCTCGACGGCCTCGACCAGACCGGCGTACGGCGCCACCGCCGACGTCGACACCTCGAACCGCCCGGCGTCGTCGCGGTACTCGAACCCCTCGCCCGTCGGGTCGACGACGCTGTGGTACCCGACGTGTCGCGGCCGGAACGCCGAGAGCGAATCGGGGTCGACGTAGCAGAATCCGGCGCCCCAGGGGCCGAGCAACCACTTGTGCCCCGAAGCGCAGACCACGTCGGCGCCCCATGCCTCGACGTCGACCGGGTGCTGGCCGACCGTCTGGACCGCGTCGACGAGGACCAAGGCGCCGGCGTCGTGGGCTATCTCGACGGCCTCCGCGACCGGCAGCCGGGTGCCGTGCAGCCAGCTCTCGGAGCTGAGACAGACCAGCCGCGCGTCGGCGACCGCCTCGCGGTAGTCGTTCATCGGCAGCCGGCCACCGGGGCACTCGACCGTCGTCACCTCGACGCCCTCGTCCCGGAGCCGCCGCCACGGGAGGACGCCGGAGGGGTGTTCGAGGTCCGTCCGGACGACGCGGTCGCCGGCCGACCAGTCGACGGCGTTGGCCACGCGGCTGATCCCGTCGCCGGTCGACGCGACGAGCGCGACGTCCTCGGGCCGACAGCCCAGGTGGTCGGCCAGCGTCTCGCGGGCCGACGCCCGGACCGACTCGGCGACCTCGTAGTGGCCCGCCGAGCAGGCCTCGAACTCCTGGTCCCGCTGGGCCGACTCGACCGCCTCGACGACGCGGCGCGGCGCCGGGCCGCTCGCCCCCGTGTTCAGGTACGCGCACGACTCGCAGGCCGGGACGTCCGCGCGGAGTGCCGCTGGATCCATACCGCGGCTACGCCCGCCACCGCCAAGGAAGTGGCGAGGTGCCCCGACCCGGGGTCCGGTTCCAGTGGAAGCGCAACCGGCATACGCCCCCCGGCCGTGGTCGCCTCCATGCCGACGGTCACGACCGAGGGGACGACGCTCGCCTACGAGGTCGCCGGGGAGCCGGACCGACCGACGGTGGTCTTCGTCGCCGACGCCGGCTTCGGCCCCTGGATCTGGGGCTGGCAGGCGCCACAACTGTCCGGGCCGTACCGAACGGTCGTCTACGCGACCCGCGGGACCGACGGCTCCGACGCGGCGGGGCCGTACGACGTCGACCGCCTCGCCGCGGACCTGGAGGCCGTCCTCGCGGACGCCGACGTCCCTCGCGTCCACGTCGTCGGCGCGGGCCTCGGCGGGATGGTCGCGCTCCGATACGCGCGCGAGTACGCCCGCGCCCGCTCGTTGACACTCGTCGGGACTGCCCCCTCGGGCCAGGAGATCGACGACGAAGCCCTGTCGGCGCTCCATCCGGAGGATCCCACGCGGCTCCGAGAATCCCTCTCGCTGGCGTTCACCGACGGTTTCCTGGCCGAGACGGGACTGGTCGACGACGTCGTCGAGTGGCGGCGCGAGGAGGACGCCGTCGGGGACGCCCTGGCCGGCCACCGCGAGGCGGTCCGGTCCTTCGAGGCGGGTCCCCGCTACGAGATCGCGCTGCCGACGCTCGTCCTCCACGGCCTCGAGGACCCGGTCGTCGACGTCGAAGCGGGCCGCGAACTCGCGGCCGACCTCCCGCGCGGGCGGTTCGAGGCCGTCGAGGGGAAACGGTGCTGTTACGTCGAGCACTCGGCGGCCGTCTCCGACGCGATAGACCGGTTCGTCGACGGCGTAAGCGCCGATTACTCGGGCTAAGCGCGGGGACTGTGGGGGGTCGCCGACACGGTTCGGGATCGCCGTCGGGGACACTTCGCATCTGACTAGCCATACCCGATAGTAGGTCGGCACCGAGACGGGGTACGTCGCTGTTTCCAGACGGTAGCTTCGTTCGAATCCTCCCGAATGTGGCGTTCTGGAGCCGCATTACGACTCTCTTACGGGCGGGCGGGAGCGTCGGAGGTCGGCACGGTCGTTTGTGTCTGACGCGTCCTTTATGTACGTCGAAACGGTACGACGTTCCGATGAGAACACGTATCGCGCTACTGAACGCCTCTCACAACGACCCTAACACGACGCGGAACTTCCGCCGCGAACTCGACGCCGACCTCTCGGAGTTCTCGGTCACCGACGGGGAGCTCCCCGACGACTACGAGTACGACGCCTTCGTCGTCACCGGGTCGCGCGCCTCCGTCTACTGGGACGAACCCTGGATCGAGGGGACGCGCGACTGGGTGCGCGGCGCGGTCGAACGCGACCTCCCCGCCCTCGGCATCTGCTGGGGCCACCAGCTGCTGGCCGACGTCCTCGGCGGCACCGTCGAGCCGATGGGCGAGTACGAACTCGGCTACCGGACCGTCACCCACACCGGCGACGACCTCTTCGCGGGCGTCCCCGAGGAGTTCACCGTCTTCACCACCCACTCCGACGCCGTCACCGAACTCCCGGACGGCGCCGACCTGATCGCGGAGAACGACTACGGCGTCCACGGCTTCCGGCACGGCGACGTCTTCGGCCTCCAGTCCCACCCCGAGTACGACCCCGAGACCGCCGAGTCCGTCGTCCGCGGGAAGGACCACCTCCCGGCCGAGCGCATCGAGGCCGTCTGCGACGGCATCACCGAGGCCGCCTACGCCGACGCGAAACCGGCCAAGTCTATCTTCGAGAACTTCGCCGAGACCATCCGGACGGTCGACCCCGCCGCCGAAGCCGCTTCCGGGACCGTCGCCGCAGACGACTAACCGGCCGCCGGCGCCGGCGGCGGCCCCGTCAACTCCTTCTGCGTGTGCGAGCGTTTTTGGTGGTACGACTCCACGTTCCGGTATGCTGGATTACGTGAGTCTCGAGGCGGACCTGGACGAGGAAGAACGGATGGTCCGCGACACGGCCCGCGACTTCGTGGAGGACAAGGTCCGCCCCGACATCGGCGAGCACTGGATCGAGGGGACGTTCCCGATGGACCTCATCCCCGAGATGGGCGAACTCGGCTTCTACGCGCCGAACCTCGAGGGATACGGCTCACCGAACGTCAGCGAGAAAGCCTACGGCCTGCTGATGCAGGAACTGGAGGCCTGCGACTCCGGGCTCCGCTCGATGGCCTCCGTCCAGGGCGCCCTCGTGATGTACCCGCTGCACGCCTACGGCAGCGAGGAGCAGAAGGAGGAGTACCTCTGGGACCTCGGGTCGGGCGAGAAGGTCGGCTGCTTCGGGCTCACCGAACCCGCCCACGGCTCCAACCCCTCGGGGATGGAGACCAGCGCCGAGAAGGACGGCGACGAGTACGTCCTCAACGGCGCGAAGACCTGGATCACCAACTCCCCCATCTCCGACGTCGCCATCGTCTGGGCGAAGGACCGTTCCGACGACGACACCGTCCGCGGGTTCGTCGTCGACACCGACCTCGACGGCGTCACCACGAACAAGATCGAGGAGAAGCTCTCGCTGCGCGCCTCGATCACCGGCGAGATCCACCTCGACGACGTCCGCGTCAACGAGGCCGACGTCCTCCCGGACGTCCGGGGGATGAAGGGCCCGCTCTCCTGTCTGTCGCAGGCGCGCTTCGGCATCGCGTGGGGCGCCGTCGGCGCCGCCCGCGACTGCTTCGAGACCGCCCGCGGATACGCCCAGGATCGCGAGCAGTTCGGCGGTCCCATCGGTCGCTTCCAGATCCAACAGCAGAAACTCGCCGAGATGGCCACCCAGATCACCCTCGCCCAGCTGCTCGTCTACCGCATCACCGACCTCAAGGAGCGCGGGGACCTCCGGCCCCAGCACATCTCGATGGCCAAGCGGAACAACGTCCGGATGGCCCGCGACCAGTCGCGCATCGCCCGCGAGATGCTCGGCGGCAACGGCATCACCGCCGACTACTCGCCGATGCGCCACATGACGAACCTCGAGACCGTCTACACCTACGAGGGCACCCACGACATCCACACCCTCATCCTCGGCGAGGACCTCACGGGCCTGAAGGCCTACCAGTAGGGCTCGCCCGTCAGTCCTCGAGGGCCTCGAACGTCTTCTCCGCCCATCGCACGGCGTAGGCCGCCCCGTGGTCCCGATACACCTCGGCGTCCAGGGCGTCGAACGGCGACGGCACCGACACCTCGTGCTTGACGGCGCTGCAGGCCAGTTCCGCGCCGTCGGCGAAGTCGGTCTGTCCCCTCGCGACGTCGCTCGTCAGATTCGAGAGCCGCGGTTCCAGTCGTTCCCCGGCGTCGACCCACTCCCCGTAGAGGGCCGGGTGCTCGTCGTCCCACTCCCGGAACACCTCCCGGGTGTGCAGGCCCACGTACGCGTCGAACAGCGCCGCCGCTAGCTGGTAGGTCTCGGTCGCCGATAGCGGGACCGCCTCGTCGAGCGCGCGGTACTCCGATCCGAAGAACCCCAGGAAGTGCTCCGGGAGCCCCAGGCCGACCTCGACGAACGCCTCCGCGAGCAGGAAGTCGACGAAGCCGGCGGGCGAACCCTCCAGGCGCGGCTTGACGAACACCGACGGCGGGTCGGTCTGTCGGGTCCAGGCGACGCCGCCGTCCCCGGGCGCGCCGATCGTGAACTCCCCGCCGGCGATGCGGTGGAGCGTCTGCGGGGCGTCTTTCGGGACCCACGACTCGTCATAGGTCAGCAGGTCGATGCCGTCGACGACCGCCAGCAGGTTCTCGGCGACCGACGACGGGAGCGTCTCGAAGTCGCCGTCGCTGTCGAAGACGGCGGCCGACGGCGCGTGCGCCTCGCGGACGGCCGCCAGTTCGCCGGACAGCTTCCGGCGCTCGAACATCTATCCGAGCGTGATGCCGGCGAACAACAGGACGCCGACGACCAGCGAGGCGACGAGCGTCGCGAGCAGGATCTTGGTGGGGTCGCTCATGCACGGACCTTCCGCGGCGGAGCGTTTAAAGATTCGACTTTCGACCCGGGCGGTTCGCCACCGGAACTATGTTCCCGGGTGGTGCGCACCGGACCATGGAACGACAGCGCGTCACGACGGGTACGGAGTGGGAACCCCACGTCGGCTACTCCCGGGCGGTCCGGGTCGGAGACCGGATCCTCGTCTCCGGAACGACGGCGACCGACGACGATGGAAATCCGGTCGCCCCCGGCGACCCCGAGGCGCAGACCCGGCGCGCCCTCGACATCGTCGTCGACGCCATCGAGGAGGCCGGCGGCGCTCGCGAGGACGTCGTCCGGACCCGGATGTACGTGACCGACGCGGACGACTGGGAAGCCGTCGGTGAGGTCCACGGGGAGTTCTTCGGTGACGTGCGGCCAGCAGCGACGCTGGTCGAGGTGTCGAGTCTCGTGGAACCGGAGTACGTCGTCGAGGTCGAAGCCGAGGCCGTCGTCTCCTGACGGGCGCCGATATCTCCAATCGAAACGAAGGGGTTGGTGGGTGGGAGGAACTCGGTCAGTTAATCGAGGTGACCCGACCGATCAGTTGTCGAATCGCGCCTGGACGAACGGCTGGGCGTCCTCGACCTGTCCGATGCGGGAGTCCGAGAGGAGCACGGCCTCCGTCTCTTCCAGTGGAACCGAGAGGCTGATCTCCTTGGTGCGGCCGTAGCGGCCCTTCGAGACGACGACGGCGTTGACGATGCCGAGCATGTCGAGTTCGCTGATGAGGTCGGTCACTCGACGTTGGGTGAGCACGTCCGCGTCCATCTCCTGACAGAGGCGCTTGTAGATGTTGAACACCTCGCCCGTGTTCACGTTGTGGACGCCGTTCTTCTCGAGGAGGATCGTCGCGTAGAGGACGAGCTTCGACTGGGTGGGCAGGGTCCGGACGACCTCGACGACCCGATCGAGTTCGATCTTCTCCTGGGCCCGGCGGACGTGCTTCTCCTCGACGGTCTCGGTGCGGTCGCGCTCGGCGAGTTCGCCGGCGGTCCGGAGCAGGTCGAGGGCTCGACGGGCGTCGCCGTGCTCCTGGGCGGCGAAGGCCGCACAGAGCGGGATGACGTCTTCCGAGAGCGTGTCGCCCTTGAACGAGATCTCCGAGCGGTGCCGGAGGATGTCCCGGAGCTGCGTCGCGTCGTACGGCGGGAAGACGATCTCCTCCTCGCCGAGGCTCGACTTGACGCGGGGGTCGAGGAAGTCGGTGAACTTCAGGTCGTTCGAGATGCCCATGATGCTCACCCGGGAGTTCTCCAGCTCCGAGTTCATCCGCGAGAGGTTGTAGAGGGTGTCGTCGCCGGACTTCTCGACGAGCTTGTCGATCTCGTCGAGCATGATGACCACGACGCGCTCGTGGTAGTCGACGGCGTCGAAGAACGTCGAGTAAACGCGGTCGGTCGGCCACCCCGTCATCGGCACCGGTTCGAACTCCTCGAGGTCGGCCTCGAGTTGCGTGATCTCGTTCTCCACCGCGGCGACGCTGTCGAACTCGGTGTCGGCGAGCGCGCCGTGGTCCTCGGCGGCCCGGTCCCGGAGGTCGCCGAGCTCCTCGAGTCGGTCCTCGATGTACGCCTCGTTCTTCTCGATGAACTTGTTGGCGAGCTGGGCGAGGACGCGGTACTGCGTGTCGGTGACCTCGCAGTTGATGTACTCGACCTCGCAGGGCACCTCGTACTTCTGGGAGGTGCTCTCGAGTTCCTCGCTGACGAACTTCGCGCTGGCGGTCTTGCCGGTCCCCGTCTTCCCGTAGATGAGGATGTTCGAGGGGGTCTCCCCGCGCAGCGCGGTCACGAGGATGGTCGCCATGTTGTTGATCTGCTCCTCGCGGTGGGGGAGCTCACGGGGTGTGTAGGAGGGACGCAGCACCTCCTTGTTCTCGAAGATGGGTTCGCCCTCCAGGAGGTCGTCGAAGAGCCCCCTGGACGCCTCGTCGGTGTCGCCCGAGGCTGCGTCGGGGTCGGCGTCGAGATCCAGGTCCTCGAGGTCGACGTCCCCGGAGAACCCGTCGACGGTGTGGCCGGGGGCGGTCCCCTCCCCGCCGATCTCGTCGCCGGCGGGAGCCGTCTCGATGGATTCGCGGAGACCACTATCGCTCGGGTCGGGAGTGTCGCCGGAGCTGGCTGCGTTGCCGTCGATATCCGACCCCTCTGTTTCAACTGGAGTCCGATCGACGAATCCGGATGCGTTACCCGCTCCAGTAGTCTCGTGGCTGGAATCGTCGTCGACGGTATCGGCTTCGGTTCCAGTCGAACTCGTGTCCTCCTCCCCGTGGGCGGCTCGGTCGTCCTCGTCCCGGGATTCGACTTTGTGCTCCTCGGACGTGTCGGTGGAATCTCCCTCTGTCATTCGTGCTAGTACCCCCCAGTTTCACGTGGAGCTTTACTCCGCGACGGCCGAACGGTCCGATTTCGGGGGTCAGAAACCCGGTACGTCGAATCCGTCGATGTGTGGCCGTCCACTTGATGCAAGGGAACCGATGGTCGAACATTCTATTAAAAGTTGTGATGCGAGCGGCGTGCCAGTGGCTTCTCGATTCGGTGGTGGAGTCATTCTGACGAACTGGTCAGTAGAGAGTGGCGTTCGAGGGGAGCTACCGCTCGGTTTCTAGTTTCTGCTGTTCCAGTCCGGATATATCTGGAGCCGTCCGGTGGTCTCGGTGGAACGAACACCGATGTTTCGGGTGGAATAGAGCTATCGAGAGCGAGTATCCGGGGATCCAGCGCAATGCCGAAGACAGATGATTCTCGGTTGATACTTCTGGAGCGACGAGGATCGTCGAGCTCCTGCGTCGAATCCCGAGAAGTTGGCGTGCTGATGGAGGCTGAAGGCAGAAAGTCGGGGAGTGGTCGGTCTGGGAGGGGTGGTTATCGGGTGTGTTCCAGTGGATGCATGGGAAGCGGAGGGGAGTCCCCCCACACCCCTTGGTTTCGTGTGGAGCGGCGAGAAGGCGGGGAGGGGGTCAGCAGGGACGGGCCCAACTAGCGATAGCAACCTTTAACACGTGTTAACAATAACCATAGCCGTAGTGGAGAAGAAAACGATTCTTCCTACCGCTTTTCTATCTAGTATTACTAGACGTCACGACGTTACCGCGTCTCTAGTCTAGTCTTCGTGACAGCTTCCCGCCGCTTCTGGCGGCCCACCACACCCCCTCATCCCGCTCCAGGCGAAACGAAGGGGTAGGGGCCTCCGCCACCTCTCGCCTCCCCCGACTTCTCCGCCTCGGCTCTCCCATTCGACTCGAACCTGCTCCCCGTCACGACCTGTGTCTCCATTCTTCGAGTAGCTCGAGAGCCTCCTCGACGTTCCTCTCTGAACTCCGACCGATTTCCCGACCTCTCCGCAGCGCTGGACTTCCCGACACACCGACCGCTCCGCCGCGATTTCGGAACAGGATCTGACCTCTCGGGAAGGCTTATCCCCGTTCTATCCGGTTTGTGACGTGTGTCTGACGCAGAGTTAAGTGATTGGGCCGAGGTAGTACGGGCAGAGCGACTCCGATTTCGACCCGAAATCGGGGCCGTGGGAGGATGAGATGGGACTGCTAACCGAACTCAAATCGAGTATCTCGAACGCGACGTCGAGCCTGTTCGCGGGGAGCGATCCGAAGCGGATCGGCATCTACGGCCCCCCGAACGCGGGTAAGACGACGCTCGCGAACCGTATCGCCAGAGACTGGACCGGCGACGCCGTCGGTCCGGAGAGCCACGTTCCCCACGAGACGCGCCGCGCGCGTCGCAAGGAGAACGTCGAGATCAAGCGCAACGGCAAGTCGGTGACGATAGACGTCGTCGACACGCCGGGTGTGACCACCAAGGTGGACTACAAGGAGTTCCTCGAACACGACATCGAGAAGGACGACGCCGTCCGCCGCTCCCGCGAGGCCACGGAGGGCGTCGCCGAGGCGATGCACTGGCTCCGCGAGGACGTCGACGGCGTCATCTACGTCCTCGACTCCACCGAGGACCCGTTCACGCAGGTCAACACGATGCTCATCGGCATCATCGAGAGCCAGAACCTGCCGGTGCTCATCTTCGCGAACAAGATAGACCTCGACGACTCGAGCGTCCAGCGGATCAGCAACGCCTTCCCGCAGCACGAGACGGTGCCGCTGTCGGCCCTCGAGGGGGACAACATGGACGAAGTGTACGACAAGATCGCGGAGTACTTCGGGTGATATCATGCCCGAGATAACTACAGGCGACGGCGACGACGGACTCGCGGACGGCATCCAGATCGACATGATCAGCGCCGAGCGGATGGAGGACATGCGGACGATGGAGAAGATCCGCCTGATCCTCGACGGCGTCCACGACGGCAACATCGTCATCCTCGAGTCCGGCCTGGAGCCGGAGGAGGAGTCGAAGCTCATCGAGGTGACGATGTCCGAGATCAACCCCGACGGGTTCACCGGCATCGAGATCGAGACCTACCCCGGCGGCGACGGCGGGGACAGCAGCTTCCTCGGCCGCCTCATGGGCAACGACGAGCCGAACAAGCTCACCGTCATCGGGCCGGCCAACCGCATCGAGACGCTCCACAAGGACGAGACGCTCATCAGCACGCTCATCACGCGGACGTGACCTAGCGATGCCTCACCAGTGTACCGGCTGCGGCCACACGTTCGCCGACGGCTCCAAGGAGATGCTCTCGGGCTGTCCGGAGTGTGGCGGCAACAAGTTCCAGTTCCGGCCCGAGGGGGCGTCACTGCCCGACGACCCGAGCGAGACCGACTCGGGAGCGGCGCAATCTGGCCCCGATAGCCAAGAGCCGTCTCCCGACGCGGAGCCGCCGGAACCGGATGGAAGCTCTTCGTCGGTGGCCGAGACGGTCGGCCGTGCCACGACGAAGGTCCGGGACTTCGTCTCCTCGGACCCCGCGG includes:
- the rpiA gene encoding ribose-5-phosphate isomerase RpiA, whose translation is MKQSGGTDEQKRRAGARAAEAVDDGMVVGLGTGSTAAAAIRALGREVDAGLDVRGIPTSYQSRQLAREVGIPLTTLEDATPDVAVDGADQVADGDLIKGGGAAHAREKLVDAAADRFLVVVDETKRARTLDLAVPVEVLPDAVPVVNADLRALGGEPTLRDAERKDGPVVTDNGNLVVDCEFGAIAAPEALAADLAAVPGVVEHGLFVGMADAVYVGTDDGVEVLK
- the glmM gene encoding phosphoglucosamine mutase, encoding MFGTSGIRGPVGDEVTADLALRVGRALGAETDRVVVGRDPRGSGELLADALAAGLRELGTDVVDLGLAATPTVARAVAWRDADAGAVVTASHNPPEDNGIKLWQPSGQAYDAEGRQRMTERIEADDPDLEPWDGIGERTTASDVDRHLETLVDAVDGPLDLTVAVDVGNGAGGVTPDALVELGCEVETLNAQPDGRFPGRPSEPTAENCAALATLVEGGDYDLGIAHDGDADRMRAAAGDGTFLAGDVLLALFAADAAAAGQRVAVPVDTSLAVEDFLAERDVDVTRTPVGDVYVAEAAAEPDVAFGGEPSGAWIWPEETLCPDGPLAAVRIAALAAEKPLEDRIDEIPTYPIRRANVETDDKAAVMAAVEDSVFERYDSVETLDGVRVSTDAGWFLVRASGTQPLIRVTAEARESDRAEELLADARNLVEAAR
- a CDS encoding type 1 glutamine amidotransferase encodes the protein MRTRIALLNASHNDPNTTRNFRRELDADLSEFSVTDGELPDDYEYDAFVVTGSRASVYWDEPWIEGTRDWVRGAVERDLPALGICWGHQLLADVLGGTVEPMGEYELGYRTVTHTGDDLFAGVPEEFTVFTTHSDAVTELPDGADLIAENDYGVHGFRHGDVFGLQSHPEYDPETAESVVRGKDHLPAERIEAVCDGITEAAYADAKPAKSIFENFAETIRTVDPAAEAASGTVAADD
- a CDS encoding alpha/beta fold hydrolase; this translates as MPTVTTEGTTLAYEVAGEPDRPTVVFVADAGFGPWIWGWQAPQLSGPYRTVVYATRGTDGSDAAGPYDVDRLAADLEAVLADADVPRVHVVGAGLGGMVALRYAREYARARSLTLVGTAPSGQEIDDEALSALHPEDPTRLRESLSLAFTDGFLAETGLVDDVVEWRREEDAVGDALAGHREAVRSFEAGPRYEIALPTLVLHGLEDPVVDVEAGRELAADLPRGRFEAVEGKRCCYVEHSAAVSDAIDRFVDGVSADYSG
- a CDS encoding aminotransferase class V-fold PLP-dependent enzyme is translated as MDPAALRADVPACESCAYLNTGASGPAPRRVVEAVESAQRDQEFEACSAGHYEVAESVRASARETLADHLGCRPEDVALVASTGDGISRVANAVDWSAGDRVVRTDLEHPSGVLPWRRLRDEGVEVTTVECPGGRLPMNDYREAVADARLVCLSSESWLHGTRLPVAEAVEIAHDAGALVLVDAVQTVGQHPVDVEAWGADVVCASGHKWLLGPWGAGFCYVDPDSLSAFRPRHVGYHSVVDPTGEGFEYRDDAGRFEVSTSAVAPYAGLVEAVEMLEAVGMDAVENRIERLTDRLKAGLGDRLVSPEAYESGLVTFAVEDAQAFVDRANAADVVVRDLPSDAVRASVHAFNDEADVDALLDLL
- a CDS encoding DUF7563 family protein, whose product is MPECQNCGAFVTAAYARVFTPNGIEDPRVCPQCEDKIRDGSDVREARSTRRT
- a CDS encoding M20 family metallopeptidase: MTETTHHPRLAEESTPEPVDWVREHEDRAAELLLELLSFDTQNPPGRTGEIADWIEGRFDDWGLETDRVVSEPAKPNLVTTLQGERDETVLFNGHLDTVPFHAGRWSRDPLGERDDDRIFGRGATDMKGPVASLLLTANAFAATDTTPPFTLQFALVADEETGGPAGTETLLERDAVDPDVCVVAETTSAPERRSVTVAERGRLWLTLEATGQAAHGSRPMLGVNAIDRLDDAIEDCRAVLEDLDLSIDPQMESVIEESVEYYAPAMGRETARSLFEQPTANLGTFNGGDAINSVPERAVAELDVRLTPSVDPSAVLTTVGDVLEDHDRVSVREVSSTAGTYESQDSPVIDPAVEATRQVTGDRVYRRCASGGSDARLFRNEGVPTVELGLGHGNAHSTDEYTTTDTLVGNAAVYTLLPYRCGQN